One genomic window of Arvicola amphibius chromosome 4, mArvAmp1.2, whole genome shotgun sequence includes the following:
- the Gps1 gene encoding COP9 signalosome complex subunit 1 isoform X8 — MPLPVQVFNLQGAVEPMQIDVDPQEDPQNAPDVNYVVENPTLDLEQYAASYSGLMRIERLQFIADRCPPLRVEALKMALSFVQRTFNVDMYEEIHRKLSEATRELQNAPDAIPESGVEPPPLDTAWVEATRKKALLKLEKLDTDLKNYKGNSIKESIRRGHDDLGDHYLDCGDLSNALKCYSRARDYCTSAKHVINMCLNVIKVSVYLQNWSHVLSYVSKAESTPEIAERGERDSQTQAILTKLKCAAGLAELAARKYKQAAKCFLLASFDHCDFPELLSPSNVAVYGGLCALATFDRQELQRNVISSSSFKLFLELEPQVRDIIFKFYESKYASCLKMLDEMKDNLLLDMYLAPHVRTLYTQIRNRALIQYFSPYVSADMHRMAAAFNTTVAALEDELTQLILEGLINARIDSHSKILYARDVDQRSTTFEKSLLMGKEFQRRAKAMILRAAVLRNQIHVKSPPREGSQGELTPANSQSRMSTNM, encoded by the exons ATGCCGCTGCCGGTTCAGGTGTTTAACCTGCAG GGAGCTGTGGAACCTATGCAGATTGATGTCGATCCCCAGGAAGACCCCCAGAACGCACCTGATGTCAACTACGTGGTGGAGAACCCCACCCTG gaccTGGAGCAGTATGCAGCCAGCTACAGCGGCCTGATGCGCATTGAGCGGCTGCAGTTCATTGCTGACCGGTGTCCTCCACTGCGGGTCGAGGCCTTGAAAATGGCCCTGTCCTTTGTACAGAGGACCTTCAATGTGGATATGTATGAAGAGATCCACCGGAAGCTCTCTGAGGCTACCAG GGAGCTGCAGAACGCACCTGATGCCATCCCTGAGAGTGGAGTGGAGCCCCCACCCCTGGACACAGCCTGGGTGGAGGCCACTCGGAAGAAGGCCCTGTTGAAACTGGAGAAGCTGGACACAGACTTGAAGAATTACAAGGGCAACTCCATCAAAGAGAGCATCAG GCGCGGCCACGATGACCTGGGTGACCACTATCTGGACTGCGGGGACCTCAGCAACGCCCTCAAATGTTACTCCCGAGCTCGAGATTACTGTACCAGTGCTAAGCATGTCATCAACATGTGCCTCAACGTCATCAAG GTCAGTGTCTACTTGCAAAATTGGTCTCATGTGTTAAGCTATGTCAGCAAGGCTGAGTCCACTCCAGAGATTGCTGAG CGTGGAGAGCGGGACAGCCAGACCCAGGCCATCCTCACCAAGCTCAAGTGTGCTGCAG GCCTGGCTGAGCTGGCTGCACGGAAGTATAAGCAAGCTGCAAAGTGCTTCCTTCTGGCTTCTTTTGATCACTGCGACTTCCCAGAG ctgctGTCCCCCAGCAATGTGGCTGTCTATGGTGGCCTGTGTGCCTTAGCCACTTTTGACCGTCAGGAGCTGCAACGCAATGTCATCTCCAGCAG CTCCTTCAAGctgttcctggagctggagccacaGGTCAGAGACATCATCTTCAAATTCTATGAGTCCAAGTATGCCTCGTGCTTGAAGATGTTGGACGAGATGAAG GACAACCTGCTCTTGGACATGTACCTGGCCCCCCATGTCCGGACGCTGTATACCCAGATTCGCAACCGGGCTCTCATCCAa TACTTCAGCCCCTACGTGTCAGCTGATATGCACAGGATGGCTGCAGCCTTCAACACAACAGTTGCGGCTCTGGAGGATGAGCTAACACAGCTCATCCTGGAAGGGCTCATTAATGCCCGCATCGATTCACACAGCAAG ATATTGTATGCTCGAGATGTGGATCAACGCAGCACCACCTTTGAGAAGTCCCTGCTGATGGGCAAGGAGTTCCAGCGACGTGCCAAGGCCATGATTCTGAGGGCAGCTGTGCTGCGCAACCAGATCCACGTCAAG TCTCCGCCTAGAGAAGGGAGCCAAGGGGAGCTGACCCCAGCCAACAGCCAGTCACGGATGAGCACCAACATGTGA